Within Dreissena polymorpha isolate Duluth1 chromosome 13, UMN_Dpol_1.0, whole genome shotgun sequence, the genomic segment TGGCATGATGGtcttttgtaaaaacttaaaGCAGCAGGTATTCGGGGGAGATTTATTAGCATTTCTTTCAAATTATCATGCTAACCGTAACAAAAATTAATTCTACCTGGCGCAGAATCATCTCTTGTAGAAATCATCGCTGGTGTTCCCCAGGGGTCTATATTAGGCCCTTTTTTCTTTCTTGTTCACATAAATGATATTGTAGCTGACATACAAGCCAACATAAACCTTTTTGCCGATGATACAAGCCTATTTATGGTTGTGAACTCACCCAATGAAACTGCAACTGTTTTGCAATCTGAAATAGATAAAATTTCACGATGGGCTGATTAATGGCTCGAACACTTTAATCCCTTTATATcagaatcaatgcttatatctcGTAAAACAAATAAACCGCACCACCCTCCACTCTCAATGGGTGGCGTTGATATACCTCTGGtaaatattcaaaaacacataGGATTATATTTGGCaaatgactgtacttggcatgAACACATTACTTTTATTAAAGAGAAAGCTTGGAAGCGGATTAATATAATGCGACGTCTAAAATCAATGCTTGATAGAAAATCTCTCGAAACTATCTATTTTGCCTTCATACGACCGATGCTCGAGTATTCAAATGTCATTTTTGACAACTGTACCCAATATGAAAAAGAAGAATTAGAAAAAAATTCAAACAGAGGCAGCTCGTATAACATCTGGTTGTACTCGATTAGTCTCCCTAGAAGATCTTTATAATGAGATAGGTTGGTAAAGTCTAAGTCAAAGACGACGTAAACACAAGttaatattaatgtacaaaatgaaTTTTAGAGAAGCACCTTACTACTTACAGTCACTCCTACCTACACAGTCGGAGCATCTAGCCAATACTCGCTTAGAAATGCATCACATTTACAATCCATTTATGCCCGAACCGCATCTTACTCAAATTTATTTCTACCATCTACATTAACCGATTGGAATCGTCTTCCAGAAGAATTAAGAAATGCGGACTCGATTCATTCTTTTCCATTGTTTTCTTATGGAGAGAGGCGTCCTCAAATTTTACACACACGCATGAGAACAAATTGTTGTGCGCTTAATGAACATCTCTTCGTGCGTAATGTAGTCGCATCACCTCTATGCCGATGCGGACTAAGGGAGTCACCTTCTCACTATTTCCTTGAGTGTCAGCTCTATATTAATATCTGTGCAGGACTCCTGAACATCATATCAATATATTCGGTCCCCTCTGTCCGAACGATCTTATATGAAGATAGCATTCTGAACTATCAAACTAATACAACATTGCTGATGCAGTACACACATATATGATCAAAAGCAAACGATTTGTAACACAGTTTTGCCTCAGAACGTCTCTATAACTCACTTTCTCTAACTAAGTCTTCTCTTCATCTACTCCACTATTTTCTCCTCTTATCGCACTTATCCCATTTTTATTCGACTTATTAGTTAACTAATTATGTTCGCTTAAAACATGCAACTAAAATAACCTTTATGGAGAAGAACTCTATAAGACGTAGTCTTACGTTCTTATCCAAATcaaacatgtttgtaaacaattgttgtatgtttcgtatgtatgtatatgcattctcgcttgaataaatatgtttaaagtattgGGCTAGGTTATTGTGTTCATAATAGTATAAATGTATTAGCTGTAATTCAGGAGCttttatcaatgtttttttttgagaTCAGATATCCCTATCACTTTATTTTTAACGCCTTAATTTATTCGGTTTAgaataattgtaatttgtttcAAAGACAATGtctatgtatataatatatgattTTAGAATAATTAATCGCTTATGGGTCTAATTCGTTTTATAGGCTCTATTATTTCATTGTATTccaaataacacaataaaaaataatctttaattGTGAAAGGGAATTATTACTCGCACAAAATTTATACACGTTATTTATAACCTGTTGGTCTTGATTAATACATCTTCTTAGATTCCATAGAAAAAATGTCGTCGTTCGTTTTGTAATTTCAGGGCAATTTTAAGTCATCAGCGATTGCGTGCAGCGTGGGATTTTCCATTATGTACAACGCAACGGTCTTCTCTATGTCATTATAATTGTCAAAAATATGTACTTCGTAAGAAAAGTTAGCCCATCTAGTTGTGCGATTTCTATGGTCTGGACGCatagtaataataaaacaaagtatatatgtgaaaaaaagcatatGTAATTCATGCAATATCAACTAGGGTTTAGTTTAGGAAAACCAATCAATTAATGATTGTAGCCGCACTACATACGGACCATAGTTTGGAATGATTCTAAGTGTTTCTAGCCTTATGTAAACAAGCAGTTACTTattggaaatattttttttgggggtaACCTTAAGTTCACATGCTTGAAGTATATTTTGGTTTATTCCTTCAATCGTCATGAATGTGACTATAAGAACTGTTCATTATGTCTGTCGTCGAAGTGTTATCCTCCCAATGCTTTCACGCtcatatacatttgtattgcTTTTTTGTTCACTTAATTAGGTTTTCATTATTGAGGCTATTTTGAACGCTTACAAATCTTGAAATTGCAAGGTAATGGGAAATGAGTACACTTTTAAAATATGTCTGGCATAAATGAGAAAAGTATGACCCAAAATCAACTTGACTTACAGCAGCTTATGTAAGGGTTATGCTAATTGTTTGAATGTTATTAATCATTCATAGTCCAAAGACACCTGGctgtatatttttgtaataagAAGCTACGTtaagaaataaacaacaacacgTTTTGGACAGATAGAAAAGAGAGAGTTTGTATAAtcttttatgtttaatattttatttgaaatactatcattggtaaaaaaaaagaaagaatagTGTGGTAACTAAATTACTTCAggaaacatgtatttttttactataGAATGAAGCAATCATATTCTACTTCATTAATCTATTTTGTGTACATGTTAGCTATTAATTTTACTAATTAAcaccaaaatacaaaataaattatttctagaAAACATCAGTTGTCATCGATTTACAAGTGGAACGTCACAATTAGAAACTATTTAAATGGTTAACTGCATTTTACCTGTAAAGTTGCACACTGCAAGTTTTATATATTGATACCAGTGAAACTTAATTGAAAGCATTATGTGACCAgttgtatttaaatgtaattgGTATATCGctgaaaatgaattaaatctATAAAATGCACGCACTTGTAGCTATCTCTCCCTACACTAAGTACGTTTTAAGCTCAGTGTTTTCATTGTGTGCACACCAAAATAATGTGTGGTGTTTTGCATTTAGTTGGAATGCTAATTTCACGATGACAGGTGATAAGCGTATCCATGATAATCGCGACATGACAGAAATACCGATACAATGGGCGACACgtcaacatattatatttaacatatgtcacatatgctcatagctattaAATACTCCTTTACAATCCGATACATTCTTATATCAAGATTTATATTAGTTTGGTTATAAGAAAAATACTATCGCGCCTTGTCCGAAAGAGCGATATTGAAAACCCACATATGCTCGAAAGCTCATGGTATGCTCTTTTGTAAACTTTAATTGGAATGCAGCTTCTACTGATTTAGATTTACAAGGTACACTCGATTTGGAAACACTATGTTTTCAGTCCATTTTGGGTCTTGTGAGTAGTCTTGTTTTCCGAAATTAGATGTGAGGAACTAAAAGAGAAGCGAATGAATGCACTTTTTCTGTAATCATTATATGACTTATTGTAAGTACAACTGTGGTGTTGTGGTTTCCAATCTAATTGCaaatattatgcaatatttaCAAACAAGGCAATCTTGCGAATACCAGTAATATAAAGACATCATTTAGATGATGCTCATTATCATTTCAATGAAAACGCAATGTTTGTATGAAAATAGACACGAGGCACACTTTCAAATAAGATATTTAATTTTACTACACGTATTCACCTATTGGTGCACACATATTATTGAAAATTACGTAACAGCCTTTGAATTGATGATGACTTTACTTTACCGTTGTCTGGTGattgaaacaattgtatgattTCTTGTCTGTATTTCTTGCAATAAATGAGAATTTGATTTGGTAATATCCGAATTGAGTCAAACAGAAAACGTTTCTAAGGCGCTTAGGAAAATGGTTATTAGAACTCGGCGTATATTCTTCTTTACGTTGAGAAGCAGCCGATCACCATGTTTCCCCCGAACAACAAATAATCATATCATTTTACGGTCGACGCTCTTGAAAAATATAAGTTGACAAACATTATAATGTAATGTTCGATATCGACTTTAAGATAAGAACGAACTGGCAATTTGTTATTTAAGTAAGGACACGTTTAACTGGGCTTGTcgattttaaatattaatatttttcaccTCTTTGAGAATCGGGGTAAATTTGCTCCCGCACATTGCATCACACTAACTGAACAGGGCATGTTGCGTTCattagaaaacaaacaaaaaccaattCATTCTATGGTTAGCAGGTCGAAGTGTAACAGGaaaagtattttatctttatatataGAACTGTTTGACATGTAATGAAAATTGGTTTTCGGCCTGATTATGCTGAAAGGAAGTAATTCAACTTCAACATTTTATGATTGCATGGGTACAACTGAAAATGTTTCCACACAATTTTATACTAAGCATCTCATATATACATGAATACGCTTCCATATGATGTCGGCAATCATCATGATTCTCAAGCAAAACACCCTTTTATAATGCcctttaatttacattttaaaactaTCCGGTCAAACTGAAAATGCGAGTGTTCAGCTGTATTCAGATTCAAAATACGTTGGCATGACTATACATATGTGCGTTTAgcggattatttttttaaagtggagTTTTTTATCCCGCGCAGACACAAGTTACAGTAATGTCATTACAGTAATGTTTAGAATATCACACGTATTAAGTCAAATGTCGTTTTAAGAATAAAACTATGTATAACATAATTCATGTTAATTTATTTGCCAAGTTCGCAAGGCATTAACACAGAACAAAGATTTAATTAAGTGATAATTCCATGAATGCaatggtttaaacaaaaaataaaacgttttaaaaAAGACTGACGGAAAAGCTCTAATCGCGCAAGAGCCTCATGCACTTTTCAAAACGGAACTCATAAGAATCAATGTCCTAAATATCAGATAATATCCTAAATGTCTACTTGTATTTATCACCATATGCATATAAAATGTCATGGAAATCAGCGTGACggtcttaaaataacattttcccaATTATTGTTTGACATAAAACGACTATGAAGCGTTCCTCAAAAGAGTAAATGTACGCAAGAAATCATGCACATAAAGTTGCATTGTCTGCGTAAGGCAATCACGACATAAACAGCTTTTATTGCAGAACAGAACAGATCAGAACAGAAAAGAACATTATATTTACACCCAAGTAAACAAGGTATAAAATAAGGGCAACATAACAACACGAGTTCCAACAATATTGTCCTGTTTAAGTTGGGATCAGTTATATCATCCATAATGTGAACAGCTAATAGAAGCGTTAGGTATTGTCACTTTAATACAAGATACAAAGGGGAACCTATTTGACAGAGGTCGACGGATTTTCACAGTTCGTGTTCTGGTGATGATCATCGTTTTCATCCGTCTTTGTGTGAAAAGTTTGGGGAGTTGCATATCGATCTGTGTTTGCGTGGGTGTTCGTTGACTTTGATGTCCATGGGCGCTGGAAAGCAGATTCCCCGAGGAAAACGATCTTTGGCTAATCGGGACATGTGTGCGTTTTCTTACTTGAGCAGGAAATTCAGATTGAGGACGCCTGGAAGTATGTAAATGTTCGTTTAAAGATGAGCTCATTGTGTTGGTATGGTTACATGAACTGTTGGATTTGGGGCTCCTTTATATTGCTCTATGGACTGTGTATTGTGGACTTGACTGTGCTGCGTTACTTGTGGAGTCGGCACCTTATCGCCAGAAGCGGGCCTAAGGTGCACTTCTTGTAGATGGGTTTTCGTACCAAGTGATTGTTAACTGTAGTTGCCGCTTGGAGAATGGTGGTGCAAAGTCTAccatgtatatattataattcGATCAGCTCTACTTGACATTATCTTAAGAATTTGCAAAATCACGTTTCACATCATCTTAAGCTTATGGAAGACGTATGTGCTTTCAAGTTGTATCTAAGAACATGTTACTTTCTTTAACGtgtgtaaaatataaaattatacatatgCGACGATATAATTATCTTAAGTAAACAAGTTAacataattattgatgtaaagAATGCCATCGACCTTAAAGGAGCGCGTGCATAGCAATATATGCATTCCATAGTAACTACTGTTTGTTTATTTAGGAATTCTCATTTTGTCTTCAAATTATATGTTGATATCTTTTAGAACATACTAGTGCACCGGTCTATACAGTTATTTCGCAACATGGAGTTGAagacgattttttttctattggaAGACAAAACACACACCTATTCACAAATAAATCACACCTGTTAAGCAAATTGTGCGATTTTATTGTAAGTACTTCTGGTTCGCTCATCACTCTGATTTTTACAGTAAACATATGGTTATAAGTTCTGAAAGTGTGTTAAGAAGAATGGGTTAGTTGTTGTGTGTACGTTCGTGCACACATAAATCAAACAGTCATATTATTTTGCTACGATTTTTCTTGAATTTTGAGTAATTTAATCGACAAGTAGGAGAATTATGTTGTTGTATACACTTAAATTACACTTTTAATGAGAGTATTGATGATTCACACTTATGGTATTAGATTCTTTTTGGCTTAACTGTGTTGTGTGGATAGCCATCAATCAGTTAAACAGCCGAATGCTTTCCATTTATATGGCAGTGACTCAGCTTTAATATTGCATTTTTCGTAAATGTCGTATATAACATTTGGGCTTTACGTTTAAAGGTAATCGGCGGTTTTCCTTTAATAAAATACTAAAGGTCAAGAGTTTTTCTCCCGATACTATTTAAGGAGCGTCTTATCCCTATATATTTTAGTGCTGATTTCAAGTGTTCTTGTTATCGCCCTAAATGATCTGGAAGTTATCAATAATTTAGAGCGCCATCCTTTACGTAAATGTATAGGATAATCATGTCAAATTGTTGTTCATGTGAAATAACTGTTAAACATaagttttattaataattgtgtCTTCAATTACTATAGTACACTGGAAAAATAACATTTAGCTTAACTAAGATATTTATTCGTGCTTTCGTTATTCTCCTAAAAATCGGTATTATATTGTTTCAAATTGTGTAGCCGTAGAATAATAACATGTCATTTCTCTACAATTCAATACGCACAAATAACGAACAGTGGCGATTAATGTTTTTAAGAAAACAGACAgggagacagacagggagacggacagagagacggacagggagacagacagggagaaatacagggagacagacagggagacagaCAGGGGGACAGACAGGGGGACAGATAGGAAGACAGACATGGAGACAGACAAGGGGACATACAGGGAGACAGACATGGAGACAGACATGGCTACAGACAGGGAGACAGACATGGAGACAGACAGGGAGACGGACAGGGAGACGGATAGGGAGACGGGCATGGAGACAGACAGGGCGACGGACAGGGAGACAGACATGGAGACAGATAGGGGGACCGATAAGGAGACAGATAGGGAGACAGACAGGGAGAAATACAGGGAGACAAGACAGGGAGACAGACAGGAGAAATACAgggagacagacagggagacagaTAGGGAGACAGGGAGAAAGACAGGTagacagacagggagacagaCAGGGGCACAGATAGGGAGACAGACATGGAGACAGACAGGGAAACGGACAGGGAGGCAGATAGGGAGACGGACATTTAGACAGACAGGGAGACGGACAGGGAGACAGACAGGGAGATAGACAGGGGAACAAGTAGCGAGACAGACGGAGACAGATAGGGAGACCGGGAGACAGACAGGGAGAAATACAgggagacagacagggagacagaTAGGGAGACGTAGAGACAGACAAGGATAAATACAGGGAGACGGACAGGGAGACAGATAGAGAGACAGGGAGACGGACAGGCGGACAGACAGGGAAACAGACATGGAGACAGACAAGGGGACATACAGCGAGACAGACAAGGAGAAATACATGGAGTAGGCAGGGAGACAGACAGGTAGAAAGACCGGGAGACATACAGGGAGACAGACATAgagacagacagggagacagacagggagacggacagagagacggacaggcagacagacagggaGAAATACAGGTagacagacagggagacagaTAGGGACACAGGGAAAATGACAGGTagacagacagggagacagaCATGGGGACAGATAGGTAGACAGACAcggagacagacagagagacggaCAGGGATACAGATAGGGAGACGGACAAGGAGACAGATAGGGAGACCgggagacagacagggagacagacagggagacGGACAGTGAGACGGACAGGGAGCCAGACAGGGAGACGGACAGAGAGACGGACAGGGAGACAGACAGGGAGAAATACAgggagacagacagggagacagaTAGGGTGACAGGGAGAAagacagacagggagacagaCAAGGGGACAGATTGGGAGAGAGACATGGAGACCGACAGGGAGACGGACAGGGAGACAGATATGGAGACGGACATGGAGACAGACAGGGAGACGGACAGGGTGACAGACAGGGAGACAGACAGGGGGACAGATAGGGAGACAGATAGGGAGACAGCCAgggagacagacagggagacagaAAGGGAGACCGGGAGACAGACAGGAGAGAAATACAAggagacagacagggagacagaTAGGGATACAGAGAGACAGACAAGAATAAATACAGGGAGACGGACAGGGAGACAGATAGAGAGACGGGGAGACAGACAGGTagacagacagggagacagaCAGGCGGACAATGAGACAGAAATGGAGACAGACAAGGAGAGAAATACATGGAGTTGGCAGGGAGACAGACAGGGAGAAAGACCGGGAGACATACAgggagacagacagagagacagacaggtagaagacagacagacagatagacagacagacagacagacggacggacggacggacggacggacgtattATGAGACAGACAGGGAGACAACCAAGGGGACAGACAGGGAAACAGACAAgtaggcagacagacagacagacagacagaccagaccagaccagacccgacccgacccgacccgaccaacccacagacagacagacagacggacgggcgggcgggcggtcggtcggtcaggcaggcagacaggaaggcaggcaggtaggcaggcaggcaggcaggcaggcaggcagacttGCAGGCAAGCGCGATGgcaggcggacggacggacatatagACAGACTaaaaattcaatttgtttttCATGCACGTTAACAAAACCTTACATAACATAAAATTGCATTAAATTAATAGAGAatacttatataaataaacacattcgCTTGCAAGAAACATTAATTATATCGCAGCGGtaatggaatttattacacaatattATTTAGAGTCGTATTCCTTGTAACACAAGCTTTTGTCATCtataaacatacatttgtaaTTGCTGATTGTCACTTGCAACTTGTGCAATTTGTAATAATATGGGATTTTATAAAATATAGGAGTATTTTCATAAATTAGTGTAACAGCGGCATTTTCATATAAGCAGTATTCATCTTCTC encodes:
- the LOC127854673 gene encoding RNA-binding protein 25-like, which gives rise to METDKGTYRETDMETDMATDRETDMETDRETDRETDRETGMETDRATDRETDMETDRGTDKETDRETDREKYRETRQGDRQEKYRETDRETDRETGRKTDRETDRETDSETDREPDRETDRETDRETDREKYRETDRETDRVTGRKTDRETDKGTDWERDMETDRETDRETDMETDMETDRETDRVTDRETDRGTDRETDRETARETDRETERETGRQTGEKYKETDRETDRDTERQTRINTGRRTGRQIERRGDRQVDRQGDRQADNETEMETDKERNTWSWQGDRQGERPGDIQGDRQRDRQEWMQLLCLCEDLQEDILKWELHIAIVCLRGNNDSTL